One window of the Streptomyces sp. ITFR-21 genome contains the following:
- a CDS encoding DedA family protein yields the protein MDVALNVSSLDFTSGLAEYLRGGHVYWAYALLAVTTAPPLVPNAVLLVTGGVMAAEGRLNLALVLLVVAGSAVMGDLLIHRAGHAVSGRVLRRMKRRPRQAALLRWAAVRIQRHGVPFVIGIRFLPSGRVIGGLAAGIVRYPARRYAVGAGVAEAVWASYSVGAGYFSGRAASNDFYALSLGVGVSVLVGAAGTVAQWTSRARERRLLRGPGGFVRPSAVVAASLAGESGTVAVPMPTPPASNGATVASVPPDGGPKIGPPSASPEGKGSKDRCPCSRGFAGRGK from the coding sequence ATGGACGTTGCACTGAACGTGTCGTCACTGGACTTCACCTCCGGACTCGCCGAGTACCTGCGGGGTGGACACGTCTACTGGGCGTACGCGCTGCTGGCCGTGACGACGGCCCCGCCGCTCGTGCCCAACGCGGTGCTGCTCGTCACCGGTGGGGTGATGGCGGCCGAGGGCAGGCTCAATCTGGCGCTCGTCCTGCTTGTGGTGGCCGGCAGCGCCGTTATGGGTGATCTGCTCATCCACCGCGCGGGCCACGCGGTGAGCGGCCGGGTGCTGCGCCGGATGAAGCGCCGGCCGCGCCAGGCCGCCCTGCTCAGGTGGGCGGCGGTGCGCATACAGCGACATGGGGTGCCCTTCGTCATCGGCATCCGCTTCCTGCCCAGTGGACGGGTGATCGGCGGGCTCGCGGCCGGTATCGTCCGGTACCCGGCCCGCCGATACGCGGTCGGTGCGGGCGTCGCGGAGGCCGTCTGGGCCTCGTACTCGGTCGGCGCCGGCTACTTCAGCGGGCGCGCGGCCTCCAACGACTTCTACGCACTCTCTCTCGGCGTCGGCGTATCGGTGCTGGTGGGGGCTGCGGGCACGGTGGCCCAGTGGACCTCCCGGGCCCGCGAACGGCGGCTGCTCCGAGGACCAGGAGGCTTCGTCCGGCCCTCCGCGGTGGTGGCGGCCTCCCTCGCCGGGGAGAGCGGCACGGTGGCGGTGCCGATGCCCACTCCTCCCGCGTCCAACGGAGCGACGGTGGCGAGTGTGCCGCCCGATGGCGGCCCGAAGATCGGGCCGCCATCCGCGTCCCCGGAAGGGAAAGGGAGCAAAGACAGATGTCCTTGCTCCCGCGGTTTCGCCGGGCGCGGGAAGTAG
- a CDS encoding citrate synthase, with product MSDNSVVLRYGDSEFSYPVVDSTVGDKGFDIGKLRADTGLVTLDSGYGNTAAYKSAITFLDGEEGILRYRGYPIEQVAERGSFLETAYLLINGELPTVDQLSEFKGEITQHTLLHEDVKRFYDGFPRDAHPMAMLSSVVSALSTFYQDSHNPFDPKQRHLSTIRLLAKLPTIAAYAYKKSVGQPVVYPRNDLGYVENFLRMTFSVPAEEYELDPVVVSALDKLFILHADHEQNCSTSTVRLVGSSQANQFASISAGISALWGPLHGGANQSVLEMLERIQAEGGDVDSFIAKVKNKEDGVKLMGFGHRVYKNFDPRAKIIKAAAHDVLSALGKSDELLDIALKLEEHALSDDYFVSRKLYPNVDFYTGLIYRAMGFPTSMFTVLFAIGRLPGWIAQWHEMIKEPGSRIGRPRQIYTGVVTRDYVPVEAR from the coding sequence GTGAGCGACAACTCTGTAGTTCTGCGGTACGGGGACAGCGAATTCAGCTACCCGGTTGTGGACAGCACCGTCGGCGACAAGGGATTCGACATCGGCAAGCTGCGTGCCGACACCGGTCTGGTCACCCTGGACAGCGGTTACGGCAACACCGCGGCCTACAAGTCCGCGATCACCTTCCTGGACGGGGAGGAAGGCATCCTGCGCTACCGGGGTTACCCGATCGAGCAGGTTGCCGAGCGCGGGAGCTTCCTGGAGACCGCCTACCTGCTGATCAACGGTGAGCTGCCGACCGTCGACCAGCTGTCCGAATTCAAGGGTGAGATCACCCAGCACACCCTGCTGCACGAGGACGTCAAACGGTTCTACGACGGGTTCCCGCGCGACGCGCACCCCATGGCGATGCTGTCGTCCGTGGTCAGCGCGCTGTCCACGTTCTACCAGGACAGCCACAACCCGTTCGACCCGAAGCAGCGCCACCTGTCGACGATCCGGCTGCTCGCCAAGCTGCCGACGATCGCGGCGTACGCGTACAAGAAGTCCGTCGGCCAGCCCGTGGTCTACCCGCGCAACGACCTGGGCTACGTCGAGAACTTCCTGCGGATGACCTTCTCGGTGCCGGCCGAGGAGTACGAACTGGACCCGGTGGTGGTCAGCGCGCTGGACAAGCTGTTCATCCTGCACGCGGACCACGAGCAGAACTGCTCGACGTCGACGGTCCGACTGGTCGGGTCCTCGCAGGCGAACCAGTTCGCGTCGATCTCGGCGGGCATCAGCGCGCTGTGGGGCCCGCTGCACGGCGGTGCCAACCAGTCGGTGCTGGAGATGCTGGAGCGCATCCAGGCCGAAGGCGGCGACGTCGACTCCTTCATCGCCAAGGTGAAGAACAAGGAAGACGGCGTGAAGCTCATGGGCTTCGGGCACCGCGTCTACAAGAACTTCGACCCTCGGGCGAAGATCATCAAGGCGGCGGCGCACGACGTCCTGTCGGCGCTCGGCAAGTCCGACGAGTTGCTCGACATCGCCCTCAAGCTGGAGGAGCACGCGCTCAGCGACGACTACTTCGTGTCGCGCAAGCTCTATCCGAACGTGGACTTTTACACCGGCCTGATCTACCGGGCGATGGGCTTCCCGACCAGCATGTTCACCGTCCTTTTCGCGATCGGCCGGCTGCCCGGCTGGATCGCCCAGTGGCACGAGATGATCAAGGAACCGGGTTCCCGCATCGGCCGCCCCCGGCAGATCTACACCGGTGTCGTGACCCGCGACTACGTGCCGGTCGAGGCCCGCTGA
- the recD2 gene encoding SF1B family DNA helicase RecD2, whose product MAETTTHLSVLEGVLERITYANEDNGYTVARVDTGRGSADLLTVVGALLGAQPGESLRMHGRWGSHPQYGKQFTVENYTTVLPATIQGIRRYLGSGLIKGIGPRIAERIVEHFGTGTLEVIESEPKRLIEVPGLGPKRTKLIATAWEEQKAIKEVMVFLQGVGVSTSIAVRIYKSYGDASISVVKNQPYRLAADVWGIGFLTADRIAQAVGIPHDSPERVKAGLQYALSQATDQGNCFLPQERLIADSVKLLQVDIGLVIDCLGELADAEGVVREDVPAADGDQEPVKAVYLVPFHRAEISLAAQLLRLLRGPEDRLPAFHDVDWDKALAWLAATTGTDLAPEQQQAVRLALTQKVAVLTGGPGCGKSFTVRSVVALALAKKAKVVLAAPTGRAAKRLAELTGAQASTVHRLLELKPGGDAAYDRDRPLEADLVVVDEASMLDLLLANKLAKAVPPGAHLLFVGDVDQLPSVGAGEVLRDLLAPASPVPSVQLTRIFRQAQQSGVVTNAHRINAGEQPVTKGLPDFFLFPEEDSEEAGRLTVDVVARRIPAKFGLDPRRDVQVLAPMHRGPAGAGVLNGLLQQAVTPARPDLPERRFGGRTFRVGDKVTQIRNNYDKGANGVFNGTVGVVTALDTDEQKLTVRTDEDEEIDYDFDELDELAHAYAVTIHRSQGSEYPAVVIPVTTGAWMMLQRNLLYTAVTRAKKLVVLVGSRRAIGQAVRTVSAGRRFTALDHRLSRGST is encoded by the coding sequence ATGGCGGAGACGACGACGCACCTTTCCGTTCTGGAAGGCGTCCTGGAGCGCATCACCTACGCCAACGAGGACAACGGTTACACAGTCGCGCGGGTGGACACCGGTCGCGGCTCCGCGGACCTGCTCACCGTGGTCGGCGCGCTGCTCGGCGCCCAGCCTGGCGAATCCCTGCGGATGCACGGCCGTTGGGGCTCGCACCCGCAGTACGGCAAGCAGTTCACGGTGGAGAACTACACGACGGTCCTGCCGGCCACGATCCAGGGCATCCGCCGCTACCTGGGATCGGGGCTGATCAAGGGCATCGGGCCGAGGATCGCCGAGCGCATCGTCGAACACTTCGGCACCGGCACCCTGGAGGTCATCGAGTCAGAGCCCAAGCGCCTCATCGAGGTGCCCGGGCTCGGTCCCAAGCGCACCAAGCTGATCGCCACCGCGTGGGAGGAACAGAAAGCTATCAAGGAGGTGATGGTCTTCCTGCAGGGCGTGGGCGTCTCCACATCCATCGCCGTGCGGATCTACAAGTCCTACGGGGACGCCTCCATCTCGGTGGTGAAGAACCAGCCCTACCGGCTGGCGGCCGACGTCTGGGGCATCGGCTTCCTCACCGCGGACCGGATCGCGCAGGCGGTCGGGATACCGCACGACAGTCCGGAGCGGGTCAAGGCCGGCCTCCAGTACGCCCTTTCCCAGGCCACCGACCAGGGCAACTGCTTCCTGCCGCAGGAACGGCTCATCGCCGACTCGGTGAAGCTGCTCCAAGTGGACATCGGCCTGGTGATCGACTGCCTCGGCGAACTGGCGGACGCTGAAGGGGTGGTCCGTGAGGACGTACCGGCCGCCGACGGCGACCAGGAGCCGGTCAAAGCGGTCTACCTGGTGCCCTTCCACCGCGCCGAGATATCGCTCGCCGCCCAGCTGCTCCGGCTGCTGCGCGGGCCGGAGGACCGGCTGCCGGCGTTCCACGACGTGGACTGGGACAAGGCACTGGCCTGGCTCGCCGCGACAACCGGCACCGACCTCGCTCCGGAACAGCAGCAGGCGGTACGGCTGGCCCTGACACAGAAGGTCGCGGTTCTCACCGGTGGCCCCGGTTGTGGCAAGTCCTTCACCGTACGTTCGGTGGTGGCCCTCGCTCTGGCCAAGAAGGCCAAGGTGGTCCTGGCCGCGCCCACCGGCCGTGCCGCCAAGCGACTGGCGGAGCTGACCGGCGCGCAGGCGTCCACCGTGCATCGTCTGCTGGAGCTTAAGCCGGGCGGTGACGCCGCGTACGACCGGGACCGGCCGCTGGAGGCCGACCTGGTGGTGGTCGACGAGGCGTCGATGCTGGACCTGCTGCTGGCGAACAAACTGGCGAAGGCCGTGCCCCCCGGCGCCCACCTGCTGTTCGTCGGGGACGTGGACCAGCTGCCGAGCGTCGGCGCGGGCGAGGTGCTGCGGGATCTTCTGGCGCCCGCCAGCCCTGTGCCCTCGGTGCAGCTGACCCGGATCTTCCGCCAGGCGCAGCAGTCCGGCGTGGTGACCAACGCGCACCGGATCAACGCGGGCGAGCAGCCGGTCACCAAGGGCCTGCCCGACTTCTTCCTCTTCCCCGAGGAGGACTCCGAGGAGGCCGGACGGCTCACCGTGGACGTGGTGGCCCGACGGATCCCGGCCAAGTTCGGCCTCGACCCGCGCCGGGACGTGCAGGTGCTCGCCCCGATGCACCGTGGCCCGGCCGGGGCCGGCGTTCTGAACGGACTGCTCCAGCAAGCCGTCACCCCGGCCCGCCCGGACCTGCCGGAGCGGAGGTTCGGCGGCCGTACCTTCCGGGTGGGTGACAAGGTGACGCAGATCAGAAACAACTATGACAAAGGCGCCAACGGTGTCTTCAACGGCACGGTCGGGGTGGTCACCGCTTTGGACACGGACGAGCAGAAGCTGACCGTGCGCACCGACGAGGACGAGGAGATCGATTACGACTTTGACGAGCTGGACGAGCTGGCCCACGCGTACGCGGTCACCATCCACCGCTCGCAGGGCAGTGAGTATCCGGCCGTAGTTATCCCCGTCACCACCGGTGCCTGGATGATGCTCCAGCGGAATCTGCTCTACACGGCCGTGACCAGGGCGAAGAAGCTGGTGGTGCTGGTCGGGTCGCGGCGTGCGATCGGCCAGGCGGTGCGCACCGTGTCGGCCGGACGTCGCTTCACGGCACTCGACCATCGCCTGTCCCGGGGCTCAACCTAG
- a CDS encoding MarR family transcriptional regulator has product MTDRTLWSYADIAAHIRVQVDTVRSYRKHGHLPEPDVVEGGKPFWYADTIRAWSARRPGNRGRRDPG; this is encoded by the coding sequence ATGACCGACCGGACCTTGTGGTCGTACGCGGACATTGCCGCGCACATCCGCGTACAGGTCGACACCGTGCGTTCGTACCGCAAGCACGGGCACCTGCCCGAGCCCGATGTCGTGGAGGGCGGAAAGCCGTTCTGGTACGCCGACACCATCAGGGCGTGGAGCGCCCGGCGGCCCGGGAACCGGGGCCGCCGGGATCCCGGCTGA
- a CDS encoding cryptochrome/photolyase family protein, whose amino-acid sequence MSESVSVALFTADLRLYDNPVLAEAATADRTVPFFVVDPGIARAGFAAPNRAAFLAECLADLDEGLRSRGGRLVVRYGDTVEQVCRVVRETGASEVHIAGGVSGYATGREERLRTELVGLRCGLVAHDAVITAVPPGVITPADRDHFAVFTPYWRRWQAEPLRPLRAAPRRVAVPEAVDGHPLPTASDLTGPGDGELSPGRPRGGERAGRALSGGWRRDGLDAYGERHDDLAGDATSHLSPYLHFGCLSATELVRRARGSGEHPGSWPEKAPGKGSGTEDFVRQLAWRDFHHQVLAARPDAAWHDYRKRNDRWRTAPEEVAAWKEGRTGYPVVDAAMRQLRHEGWMHNRARLLAASFLAKTLYIDWRIGARHFLDLLVDGDLVNNQLNWQWVAGTGTDTRPNRVLNPVRQGIRFDPEGKYVRRWVPELGGLAGRSVHEPWKLHERDRARYDYPEPIVSLAEGQERFAEGRNPR is encoded by the coding sequence ATGAGTGAGTCCGTGTCCGTCGCCCTGTTCACGGCGGACCTCCGGTTGTACGACAATCCGGTACTGGCCGAAGCTGCGACGGCCGACCGGACGGTGCCGTTCTTCGTCGTGGACCCGGGTATCGCCCGTGCCGGGTTCGCCGCGCCGAACAGGGCGGCTTTCCTCGCCGAGTGCCTGGCCGACTTGGACGAGGGACTGCGGTCGCGTGGCGGACGGCTCGTCGTGCGGTACGGCGATACGGTCGAGCAGGTCTGCCGGGTGGTACGCGAGACCGGCGCCAGCGAGGTGCACATCGCCGGCGGGGTGAGCGGCTACGCGACCGGACGTGAGGAGCGGCTCCGCACGGAACTGGTTGGGCTGCGCTGCGGACTGGTCGCACACGACGCGGTGATCACGGCGGTGCCGCCCGGCGTGATCACCCCGGCGGACCGTGACCACTTCGCAGTGTTCACGCCCTACTGGCGGCGTTGGCAGGCGGAACCACTCCGGCCGCTGCGAGCGGCGCCGCGGCGGGTGGCGGTGCCCGAGGCAGTGGACGGGCACCCGCTGCCGACGGCGTCCGACCTGACCGGCCCCGGGGACGGCGAGCTGTCGCCGGGGCGGCCGCGGGGCGGAGAGAGGGCAGGCCGCGCGTTGTCGGGCGGGTGGCGGCGTGACGGGCTCGACGCGTACGGGGAGCGGCACGACGATCTGGCGGGCGACGCCACCTCCCACCTGTCGCCCTATCTGCACTTCGGATGCCTTTCGGCGACCGAACTCGTCCGCCGGGCCAGGGGATCCGGCGAGCATCCCGGCAGTTGGCCGGAGAAAGCCCCGGGGAAGGGTTCCGGGACGGAGGACTTCGTCCGGCAACTGGCCTGGCGCGACTTCCACCACCAAGTGCTCGCCGCCCGACCGGACGCGGCATGGCACGACTACCGGAAGAGGAACGACCGATGGCGCACCGCCCCTGAGGAGGTCGCCGCGTGGAAGGAGGGCCGTACGGGCTACCCCGTGGTGGACGCGGCGATGCGGCAGCTGCGACACGAGGGGTGGATGCACAACAGGGCCCGGCTGCTGGCGGCGAGCTTTCTGGCCAAGACGCTGTACATCGACTGGCGCATCGGCGCCCGCCACTTCCTCGACCTGCTGGTGGACGGGGACCTGGTGAACAACCAACTGAACTGGCAGTGGGTCGCGGGCACCGGCACCGACACCCGGCCCAACCGGGTGCTCAACCCGGTGCGGCAGGGAATTCGGTTCGATCCGGAGGGAAAGTACGTGCGCAGGTGGGTGCCGGAGCTCGGCGGGCTGGCGGGCCGGTCGGTCCACGAGCCGTGGAAGCTGCATGAACGGGATCGGGCGCGATATGACTACCCCGAGCCGATCGTGTCGCTCGCGGAGGGACAGGAGCGGTTCGCCGAGGGGCGGAACCCGCGCTAA
- a CDS encoding SDR family NAD(P)-dependent oxidoreductase, which produces MAENGTAVRNVVVTGGGTGIGLAISTRFAEGGHRVTIVGRRREVLRATAEELRTARGLDITPVVCDLADPDDVEAVLPKLPDRVDVLVNNAGSRELAVGAGPHGVLARWRGDFERNVLTAVLLTESLRDRFTTDGGRVVTVTSVAALRGGGSYGASKAALHAWNHSLAAQLGPQGVTCNIVAPGTVAGTEFFGSRLNAAEVTRRAGRTLVGRVGRPADVAAAVLFLASPEAGFITGEILQCNGGELLGR; this is translated from the coding sequence ATGGCAGAGAACGGGACAGCGGTCCGCAATGTCGTGGTCACCGGCGGGGGTACGGGCATCGGGCTGGCCATCTCCACGCGGTTCGCCGAGGGCGGCCACCGCGTCACGATCGTCGGACGTCGACGTGAGGTGCTCCGTGCCACCGCCGAGGAGCTGCGCACCGCGCGTGGCCTGGACATCACTCCCGTCGTCTGCGATCTCGCCGACCCCGACGACGTGGAGGCCGTACTGCCGAAGCTTCCGGACCGGGTGGACGTCCTGGTGAACAACGCGGGCAGCCGAGAGCTGGCGGTCGGCGCCGGTCCACATGGTGTGCTGGCCCGCTGGCGCGGCGATTTCGAGCGCAATGTGCTGACCGCGGTCCTGTTGACCGAGTCGCTGCGTGACCGGTTCACCACCGACGGCGGCCGGGTGGTGACGGTGACCTCGGTGGCTGCTCTGCGCGGCGGCGGCTCGTACGGGGCATCCAAGGCGGCCCTGCACGCCTGGAACCACTCGCTGGCCGCCCAGCTGGGGCCGCAGGGCGTGACCTGCAACATCGTGGCGCCCGGCACGGTCGCCGGCACCGAGTTCTTCGGCTCGCGGCTCAACGCGGCAGAGGTGACCCGCCGGGCCGGGCGCACTCTGGTCGGCCGGGTCGGACGGCCCGCAGACGTGGCGGCGGCCGTGCTCTTCCTCGCCTCGCCGGAGGCGGGCTTCATCACCGGCGAGATCCTGCAGTGCAACGGCGGGGAGCTGCTCGGCCGCTGA
- a CDS encoding MMPL family transporter, which yields MSEVNREGAVHGWTRVVTARPRLTLLLALLLTALAVAAGSGVADRLASGGWEAPESQSSYATDALAQHFPASQPNLVLLVDARGAGVDSPAVVAQAGELTRELAADRAVSGVTSYWSTHAPALRARDGGSALITARLRGDDDAVADEVKRIAPAYRGDHGPVKVTIGGSAAVRDELQTTIKDDLVRAEVIALPVTLLLLVMVFGSAVAALLPLVIGIMAILGTSAVLRAVTEFTDVSVFAENLTTALGLGLAIDYALFIVRRFREELAAGATPQSAAGRTLRTAGRTVLFSALTVAASLSAMLVFPQYFLRSFAYAGIAVVLLAAAAALIVLPASLVLLGNRVNALDLRKALRLKPSGDPGAGYARLARLVMRRAPLFAIGAVAGLLLLGLPFLQVRFGSADDRQLPAAAESHVVQQHIRQEFPGSPDGAITVLAEGADVGRLTDYDHRVAALPGVVRVDGPFTTTGSDTAYVTVLPRGEAVDTATQNLVKEIRAVPAGFHASVTGQAAILVDSKDAIAQKLPWAAGIIALVTLLLVFLLTGSVVIPLQAVLLNALSLTAMFGAVVWVFQDGHLSGLLDFTATGTIETTLPVLMFCVAFGLSMDYGVFLLSRIKEEYDRTGDHQASIVFGLKRTGGLITAAAVILAVVMVAIGTSRVANTKMLGLGIALAVLMDAMVVRTLLVPAVMRLTGRFSWWAPPPLRRFHNRFGIFEGGDPARDGAGAPRSEERRDPEPAHR from the coding sequence ATGTCCGAAGTCAACCGCGAGGGTGCGGTCCACGGCTGGACGCGGGTCGTCACCGCGAGACCGCGACTGACACTGCTGCTGGCGCTGCTCCTCACCGCACTCGCGGTGGCCGCGGGCAGCGGAGTGGCCGACCGACTCGCCAGCGGCGGCTGGGAGGCTCCGGAATCCCAGTCCTCCTACGCCACTGACGCCCTGGCTCAGCACTTCCCCGCCTCACAGCCCAACCTGGTGCTGCTCGTCGACGCCCGCGGCGCCGGTGTGGACAGCCCGGCGGTGGTCGCCCAGGCGGGCGAACTGACCCGAGAGCTCGCCGCCGACCGCGCGGTGAGCGGAGTGACCTCCTACTGGAGTACGCACGCACCGGCTCTGCGTGCCAGGGACGGCGGTTCCGCGTTGATCACCGCCCGGCTCCGGGGTGACGACGACGCGGTGGCCGATGAGGTCAAGCGGATAGCGCCCGCCTACCGCGGCGATCACGGACCTGTGAAGGTGACGATCGGCGGATCCGCCGCGGTGCGAGACGAGTTGCAGACCACCATCAAGGACGACTTGGTGCGCGCCGAGGTGATCGCCCTGCCTGTCACCCTCCTGCTGCTCGTCATGGTCTTCGGCAGCGCCGTAGCGGCACTGCTTCCGCTGGTGATCGGCATCATGGCGATCCTTGGCACCAGCGCGGTTCTGCGCGCTGTCACCGAGTTCACCGATGTCTCGGTCTTCGCGGAGAACCTCACCACGGCCCTCGGTCTGGGACTGGCGATCGACTACGCGCTCTTCATCGTGCGCAGATTCCGCGAGGAGCTGGCCGCCGGAGCCACGCCGCAGTCCGCGGCGGGCAGAACGCTGCGTACTGCCGGTCGGACGGTGCTGTTCTCCGCGCTGACGGTCGCCGCCTCGCTCTCCGCGATGCTGGTCTTCCCGCAGTACTTCCTCCGCTCGTTCGCCTACGCGGGCATCGCCGTGGTGCTGCTGGCCGCGGCGGCCGCGCTGATCGTGCTGCCCGCCTCGCTGGTGCTGCTCGGCAACCGGGTCAACGCGCTGGACCTGCGGAAGGCCCTGCGGCTGAAGCCGTCCGGAGATCCCGGGGCCGGGTACGCACGGCTGGCGCGGCTGGTGATGCGCCGGGCCCCGCTGTTCGCGATCGGCGCGGTCGCCGGGCTGCTGCTGCTCGGACTGCCGTTCCTCCAGGTCAGGTTCGGCAGCGCGGACGACCGGCAGCTGCCGGCTGCCGCCGAGTCCCACGTGGTCCAGCAGCACATCCGACAGGAGTTCCCCGGCAGTCCGGACGGGGCGATCACCGTGCTCGCCGAAGGCGCCGACGTGGGCCGGCTGACCGATTACGACCACCGGGTGGCAGCGTTGCCCGGCGTGGTACGGGTCGACGGGCCGTTCACCACCACCGGTTCGGACACGGCCTATGTGACGGTCCTCCCCAGGGGCGAGGCGGTGGACACCGCCACCCAGAACCTGGTGAAGGAGATACGGGCAGTGCCCGCCGGCTTCCACGCCTCGGTCACCGGGCAGGCGGCAATCCTGGTGGACAGCAAGGACGCCATAGCCCAGAAGCTGCCGTGGGCGGCCGGGATCATCGCGCTGGTCACGCTGCTGCTCGTCTTCCTGCTCACGGGGAGCGTGGTCATCCCGCTTCAGGCGGTGCTGCTCAACGCCCTCAGCCTGACGGCGATGTTCGGGGCGGTGGTATGGGTCTTCCAGGACGGTCACCTCTCCGGACTGCTGGACTTCACTGCGACCGGCACCATCGAGACGACTCTGCCGGTGCTGATGTTCTGCGTGGCCTTCGGACTGTCCATGGACTACGGCGTGTTCCTGCTGTCCCGGATCAAAGAGGAGTACGACCGGACCGGCGACCATCAGGCGTCCATTGTCTTCGGACTGAAGCGGACCGGAGGACTGATCACGGCGGCTGCGGTGATCCTCGCGGTGGTGATGGTGGCGATCGGCACCTCGCGGGTGGCCAATACCAAGATGCTCGGTCTCGGGATCGCGCTGGCCGTCCTCATGGACGCGATGGTGGTACGGACCCTGCTGGTTCCCGCGGTGATGCGCCTGACCGGGCGGTTCAGCTGGTGGGCGCCGCCGCCGCTGCGCAGGTTCCACAACCGGTTCGGCATTTTTGAGGGCGGCGATCCCGCTCGGGACGGCGCGGGGGCCCCGCGCTCCGAGGAGCGGCGGGACCCCGAGCCTGCCCACCGGTAG
- a CDS encoding TetR/AcrR family transcriptional regulator, producing MSEADERPRRRQARGERRVAQLLHAAASVFCAVGYTASSTNAIAREAGVSPGTLYQFFPNKEAIAVELSAQLIKEMEAAHGRVFTSEIARLPLDRLIDEVTDPFIEFNTANPALLALIKGPDAPGRVTDDHGVLHDSLLEGVTELLAVRKPSLSRMERALIAEVSFAMFKTGLNLVMQHEDGEKDVYVRELKTMLHRYLAPYVGIGAVPAP from the coding sequence GTGTCCGAGGCGGACGAAAGACCGCGCCGCCGTCAGGCCCGCGGTGAGCGGCGGGTCGCACAGTTGCTGCACGCCGCGGCCAGCGTGTTCTGCGCGGTGGGCTACACCGCGTCCAGTACGAACGCCATCGCCCGCGAGGCGGGCGTGTCACCGGGCACGCTGTACCAGTTCTTCCCGAACAAAGAAGCCATCGCCGTCGAGCTGAGCGCGCAGTTGATCAAGGAGATGGAGGCCGCCCATGGCCGGGTCTTCACTTCCGAGATCGCCCGGTTGCCGCTGGACCGGCTGATCGACGAGGTGACGGACCCCTTCATCGAGTTCAACACGGCCAATCCCGCGCTCCTGGCGTTGATCAAGGGCCCGGACGCGCCCGGCAGGGTCACCGACGACCACGGCGTGCTGCACGACTCACTGCTGGAAGGGGTCACGGAACTTCTGGCGGTCCGCAAGCCGTCCCTGTCCCGTATGGAGCGTGCGCTCATCGCGGAGGTGTCGTTCGCGATGTTCAAGACCGGCCTCAACCTCGTCATGCAGCACGAGGACGGGGAGAAGGACGTCTACGTACGGGAGCTGAAGACCATGCTCCACCGCTATCTCGCACCCTACGTGGGCATCGGGGCCGTACCGGCGCCATGA